A single genomic interval of Flammeovirga agarivorans harbors:
- a CDS encoding FAD-dependent oxidoreductase: MKRRDFFKKTTLATVATGVGVSSASAKDKNGNIKEQAKRGKDNWYQVGEGKKGVPSRHKKVSYEVVVVGAGIAGICAAVAAARTGAKTVLINDRPVLGGNASSEIRVTVNGVMHLKNKHKIERETGIVEELLIENWHYNPQESYPVWDHVVYDFVTREKNLDVMLNTQALDTSTKNNKISDILCWQSTTETYYTIEGKMFCDCSGDGLMAAQSGAEYRTGREGKSEFNESFAPDNADGWQMGASVMMITKDMGRPVKYFPPKFMIPYEADKMNKRRIKHFKEGYWWVELGSDYDIIADYEENRHKLLGYMHGVWDHVKNSGKYPGSENIVLDWVGSFPGRRESRRFMGDHILSQTEMQNNKQFEDAVAYGGWSFDEHCPGGIENPSEPPSYFHARFDEVYQVPFRSLYSKNIENLMFAGRNVSVTHVALSSTRIQATCGLMGQAIGTAAKLCIDNKWSPRDLANKDIASLQEQLLRDDVYIPKRPANDKNNLAKQASSIIASSTRSGDSQLLVNGISRDVGDVVHHWESEGKNAEVLLEWEKSVSISQLELKGDTNLRRNMMMHKNPDKNAKQVTAVPPELLKDFTVEVRVNGQWKEVAKVEDNLTRLVKLSFDATNTTGVKLKLKDTWGADNIRLYEVRLYS, encoded by the coding sequence ATGAAAAGAAGAGATTTTTTTAAGAAGACAACATTAGCAACTGTAGCGACTGGAGTAGGGGTTTCCTCTGCTAGTGCAAAAGACAAAAATGGGAATATAAAAGAGCAAGCAAAACGAGGTAAAGACAATTGGTACCAGGTCGGTGAAGGCAAAAAAGGGGTACCTTCAAGACATAAAAAAGTATCTTATGAGGTCGTTGTTGTTGGTGCTGGTATTGCAGGAATCTGTGCGGCTGTCGCAGCAGCAAGAACAGGAGCAAAGACCGTTTTGATAAACGATAGACCTGTACTTGGAGGTAATGCTTCCTCCGAAATAAGAGTAACGGTGAATGGGGTTATGCACCTAAAGAACAAACATAAAATAGAAAGGGAAACAGGTATTGTAGAAGAGCTTCTCATCGAAAATTGGCATTATAATCCGCAAGAATCTTACCCTGTTTGGGATCATGTGGTGTATGACTTTGTGACAAGGGAAAAGAATCTAGATGTAATGCTTAATACGCAGGCATTAGATACCAGTACTAAAAACAACAAAATCTCAGATATCCTATGTTGGCAGTCAACCACTGAAACCTACTATACAATAGAAGGTAAGATGTTTTGTGATTGTTCGGGTGATGGTTTAATGGCAGCTCAATCAGGTGCAGAATACCGTACGGGAAGAGAGGGGAAATCTGAATTCAACGAATCATTTGCTCCGGATAATGCTGATGGATGGCAAATGGGGGCTTCCGTGATGATGATTACAAAAGATATGGGCCGTCCTGTAAAATATTTCCCTCCTAAGTTTATGATTCCTTACGAAGCCGATAAGATGAATAAGAGAAGAATCAAACATTTTAAAGAAGGCTATTGGTGGGTAGAACTAGGAAGTGATTATGATATCATCGCAGACTATGAAGAAAATCGTCATAAACTATTGGGCTATATGCATGGTGTTTGGGACCATGTGAAAAATTCAGGCAAATATCCCGGGTCTGAAAACATAGTATTAGATTGGGTGGGTTCATTCCCAGGTAGAAGAGAATCAAGACGCTTCATGGGAGACCATATTTTATCTCAAACTGAAATGCAAAACAATAAACAGTTTGAAGATGCGGTGGCTTACGGTGGTTGGTCTTTTGACGAACATTGCCCTGGTGGTATAGAAAACCCGAGTGAACCTCCATCGTATTTTCATGCAAGGTTCGATGAAGTATATCAAGTTCCTTTCCGCTCATTGTATTCAAAAAATATTGAGAATTTAATGTTTGCAGGGCGAAATGTTTCTGTAACGCATGTAGCACTTTCTTCTACAAGGATACAAGCAACTTGTGGTCTAATGGGACAAGCTATTGGTACAGCTGCAAAATTATGCATCGATAATAAATGGTCACCAAGAGATTTGGCAAATAAGGATATAGCATCACTTCAGGAACAACTTTTAAGAGACGATGTTTATATTCCGAAAAGGCCAGCAAATGATAAAAATAACTTAGCGAAACAAGCATCTAGCATTATTGCCTCTTCTACAAGGTCGGGTGATAGTCAATTATTAGTAAATGGTATTTCTAGAGATGTAGGCGATGTGGTGCACCATTGGGAATCTGAAGGAAAGAATGCTGAAGTTTTATTAGAATGGGAGAAGAGTGTCTCAATTTCTCAACTTGAACTAAAAGGAGATACCAATCTGAGAAGAAATATGATGATGCATAAAAATCCTGATAAAAACGCAAAACAGGTTACTGCAGTTCCTCCAGAATTATTAAAGGACTTTACAGTGGAAGTAAGAGTAAATGGGCAATGGAAAGAAGTCGCAAAAGTGGAGGACAATTTAACTCGTTTGGTAAAGTTATCGTTCGATGCTACAAACACTACTGGAGTAAAATTGAAATTAAAGGATACTTGGGGTGCGGACAATATCCGATTGTATGAAGTGCGTTTATATTCTTAA